The following are encoded in a window of Impatiens glandulifera chromosome 5, dImpGla2.1, whole genome shotgun sequence genomic DNA:
- the LOC124937583 gene encoding uncharacterized protein LOC124937583 isoform X1, translating to MRSDRDWMYTRNPESMEDFLKGVQEFISFATTQLGYMDGEKIRCPCLKCRIQKYIKSDLCLSHLIKHGFMANYHTWSANGESSQTSNVYTFRRKRPSLGYNERTTNRYESMIHDMDSSFQPNVENEASTSSNFNTYILSERFWKALNAAHQPIWPGNDSESKLSATVKHLNMKSENNWSERAVNQNLDYIRSMLPKDNCMPDSYYSMKKLVEDLGLPVIRIDVCRDGCMLFWGEDIDKQSCSFCHQSRYKENVRKLKPHKQLFYLPLAPRLQRLYTSNVTAPHMTWHGRHVNKPEIMCHPSDGEAWKRFDHHHPIFALEHRNVRLGLCSDGFAPFGQYGKAYSCWPVILTPYNLPPGMCMKSPYMFISLIIPGPKSPQRKIDIFLQPLIDELKMLWNVGVPTYDVSRGDTFIMKAMLLWTVSDFPAYGMLSGWSTHGIDSCPICMKKSKSFRLKYGRKACYFDCHRQFLPLEHPYRHDTQHFTKNRVERTIHPHIKDGDEIWTEISHLKLVSEAPNEYPHGFGDYHKWTKRSIFWELPYWGKLLIRHNLDFMHIEKNVFENIINTVMNVKGKTKDNLNARKDMFLVCNRPELHVDPNTTSRKPNKASYSLTKTENMIICKWVKTLKFPDGYASNLSRCVDTTESRLIGFKSHDCHVFLERLLPIAFRRLLPKFVWGTLADLSNFMNDLSGRTLSSDQVDNLHSQIPVILCNLEKIFPPSFFDSMEHLLIHLPYEAKIGGPVQYRWMYPFERFLKSVKQKVKNKARIEASICNAYILEEISTFASYYFESKVSCKQRQPQRNTEGPVNITEPPISIFNYLGRGTGGSSKRFMSSQETLSAHNYVLLNCPEVDPYYRAFCDMNVGLDPDEIVCQFSSWFRSKVVQDNRRNTEKDLPYFISFGPKTPATTYSTYFINGYVWRAGDYGSNRSTMNSGISVHANDVDYYGLLEEIIELQYPGPCLRVVLFRCIWFDPTRGTRVNPTYRLIDVNMKHRLRKYDPFVLAQQAIQVYYSNYPTPMNDPNCEWLAVCKTKARGKIEEIWKNEVEVEYQQEYPTIELYIPLDIPLYNVNDLSDPNILNVELDGSDEIESHESGSEETENVSDSYYSTNEDVEPILGEEQSGDDMF from the exons ATGAGGTCTGACCGTGATTGGATGTATACGAGAAACCCTGAAAGTATGGAAGATTTTTTAAAAGGAGTGCAAGAGTTCATTTCATTTGCCACAACTCAACTCGGTTATATGGATGGTGAAAAAATAAGGTGCCCTTGCTTAAAATGTCGTATTCAAAAGTACATTAAGTCAGATTTGTGCCTTAGTCATTTGATTAAGCATGGATTCATGGCAAACTATCATACGTGGTCAGCTAATGGGGAATCTAGTCAAACCTCGAATGTATACACCTTTCGACGTAAAAGACCTTCGCTCGGTTACAATGAAAGAACAACAAATCGGTATGAGTCAATGATACATGACATGGATTCTAGTTTCCAACCAAATGTGGAAAATGAAGCATCAACCTCTTCCAAttttaacacatatattttatcagaAAGGTTTTGGAAAGCATTGAACGCGGCACATCAACCAATCTGGCCTGGTAATGATAGCGAGAGTAAACTATCTGCAACTGTGAAACATCTTAACATGAAATCCGAGAACAATTGGTCCGAACGTGCTGTCAATCAAAATCTTGACTACATTAGATCAATGTTACCCAAAGACAATTGCATGCCGGATAGTTATTATAGCATGAAGAAATTGGTTGAAGATTTGGGTTTGCCCGTGATTAGAATAGATGTATGTAGAGATGGTTGCATGCTTTTTTGGGGGGAAGATATTGATAAACAATCATGTAGCTTTTGTCATCAATCTCGATACAAAGAAAATGTTCGTAAACTAAAGCCCCACaaacaactattttatttacCACTAGCTCCCAGATTGCAAAGGTTGTACACCTCAAATGTGACAGCACCTCACATGACATGGCATGGTCGTCATGTCAATAAACCCGAGATCATGTGTCATCCGTCAGATGGAGAGGCTTGGAAGAGGTTTGATCACCATCATCCAATATTTGCACTTGAACATAGAAATGTTCGATTAGGACTATGTTCAGATGGATTTGCTCCTTTCGGACAATATGGAAAAGCATATTCATGCTGGCCAGTTATTCTAACACCGTACAATCTACCACCGGGGATGTGCATGAAATCACCGTATATGTTTATTTCATTGATTATTCCCGGGCCAAAAAGTCCTCAAagaaaaatcgatattttcctTCAACCGTTGATAGATGAGCTAAAAATGTTATGGAATGTAGGTGTTCCTACTTATGACGTTTCTCGAGGTGACACGTTTATCATGAAGGCAATGTTGTTGTGGACGGTTAGTGATTTTCCGGCTTATGGAAtgttatcaggctggagtacacATGGAATCGATAGTTGTCCGATATGCatgaaaaaatctaaatccTTCCGATTGAAATACGGTCGAAAAGCTTGCTACTTTGATTGTCATAGACAATTCTTGCCATTGGAGCATCCTTACAGACATGACACGCAACATTTTACAAAAAACCGGGTGGAAAGAACTATTCATCCTCATATTAAGGATGGAGATGAAATATGGACAGAAATTTCCCATTTGAAGCTTGTTAGTGAAGCTCCCAATGAATATCCTCATGGATTCGGTGATTATCACAAGTGGACTAAGAGAAGTATCTTCTGGGAACTTCCATATTGGGGTAAACTTCTAATTCGACACAACTTGGATTTTATGCATATCGAAAAGAACGTGTTTGAAAACATCATAAATACGGTTATGAATGTGAAGGGAAAGACAAAAGACAACCTTAACGCTAGGAAGGATATGTTTCTTGTTTGCAATCGTCCGGAGCTACATGTTGATCCTAATACAACTTCTCGAAAGCCTAACAAGGCTTCATATAGTTTGACGAAAACAGAAAACATGATAATTTGTAAATGGGTGAAGACCTTGAAATTTCCGGATGGTTATGCGTCAAATTTGTCACGGTGCGTTGACACAACCGAATCAAGGTTGATTGGATTCAAAAGTCACGATTgtcatgtttttttagaaagatTATTGCCTATTGCATTTAGGAGATTACTACCTAAATTTGTATGGGGAACACTTGCGGATTTAAGTAATTTCATGAATGACCTAAGTGGTAGAACTTTGAGCTCAGATCAAGTGGATAACTTGCACTCTCAAATTCCGGTAATTTTATGCAACTTGGAGAAGATTTTTCCACCCTCCTTCTTTGATTCAATGGAGCATCTTTTGATACATTTACCATATGAAGCAAAAATAGGTGGTCCTGTACAATACAGATGGATGTATCCATTCGAAAG GTTTCTAAAGAGTGTGAAGCAAAAGGTGAAAAACAAAGCCAGAATAGAAGCGTCCATATGCAATGCCTATATTCTAGAAGAAATATCCACGTTTGcttcatattattttgaatcgAAGGTGAGTTGCAAACAAAGACAACCACAAAGGAACACTGAAGGGCCTGTAAACATAACAGAACCACCGATTTCGATTTTCAATTACCTTGGACGTGGAACTGGTGGTTCATCAAAGAGATTTATGTCAAGCCAAGAAACTTTATCGGCTCACAATTATGTCCTATTGAATTGTCCGGAGGTGGATCCATATTATAG GGCCTTTTGTGACATGAATGTCGGGTTAGATCCGGATGAAATAGTTTGTCAATTCTCATCATGGTTCCGATCAAAG GTTGTACAAGACAATCGACGGAATACGGAAAAAGATCTACCTTATTTCATCTCATTTGGTCCTAAAACGCCTGCAACCACATATTCAACTTACTTCATCAACGGTTATGTGTGGAGGGCAGGTGATTACGGTTCTAATAGATCAACGATGAATAGTGGTATTTCCGTTCATGCAAACGATGTCGATTACTATGGACTTTTGGAAGAGATTATTGAATTACAATACCCAGGTCCATGTTTACGTGTTGTTCTATTCCGATGCATATGGTTTGATCCAACAAGAGGTACTAGAGTTAATCCTACCTACAGATTGATTGACGTTAACATGAAACATAGATTGAGGAAATACGATCCATTTGTTCTTGCACAACAAGCCATACAAGTTTATTATTCGAACTATCCAACCCCAATGAATGATCCTAATTGTGAATGGTTGGCCGTTTGTAAAACAAAAGCAAGGGGAAAGATTGAGGAAATATGGAAAAATGAAGTGGAGGTGGAGTATCAACAGGAGTATCCAACCATTGAATTGTATATTCCCCTTGATATACCGTTGTACAAtgttaatgatttgagtgaCCCAAATATTCTGAATGTTGAGTTAGACGGATCAGATGAAATTGAATCGCATGAGAGTGGTTCGGAGGAAACTGAAAACGTAAGTGATTCATATTATAGTACAAATGAAGATGTTGAACCTATATTAGGGGAAGAACAATCCGGAGATGACATGTTTTAG
- the LOC124937583 gene encoding uncharacterized protein LOC124937583 isoform X2, with product MRSDRDWMYTRNPESMEDFLKGVQEFISFATTQLGYMDGEKIRCPCLKCRIQKYIKSDLCLSHLIKHGFMANYHTWSANGESSQTSNVYTFRRKRPSLGYNERTTNRYESMIHDMDSSFQPNVENEASTSSNFNTYILSERFWKALNAAHQPIWPGNDSESKLSATVKHLNMKSENNWSERAVNQNLDYIRSMLPKDNCMPDSYYSMKKLVEDLGLPVIRIDVCRDGCMLFWGEDIDKQSCSFCHQSRYKENVRKLKPHKQLFYLPLAPRLQRLYTSNVTAPHMTWHGRHVNKPEIMCHPSDGEAWKRFDHHHPIFALEHRNVRLGLCSDGFAPFGQYGKAYSCWPVILTPYNLPPGMCMKSPYMFISLIIPGPKSPQRKIDIFLQPLIDELKMLWNVGVPTYDVSRGDTFIMKAMLLWTVSDFPAYGMLSGWSTHGIDSCPICMKKSKSFRLKYGRKACYFDCHRQFLPLEHPYRHDTQHFTKNRVERTIHPHIKDGDEIWTEISHLKLVSEAPNEYPHGFGDYHKWTKRSIFWELPYWGKLLIRHNLDFMHIEKNVFENIINTVMNVKGKTKDNLNARKDMFLVCNRPELHVDPNTTSRKPNKASYSLTKTENMIICKWVKTLKFPDGYASNLSRCVDTTESRLIGFKSHDCHVFLERLLPIAFRRLLPKFVWGTLADLSNFMNDLSGRTLSSDQVDNLHSQIPVILCNLEKIFPPSFFDSMEHLLIHLPYEAKIGGPVQYRWMYPFERFLKSVKQKVKNKARIEASICNAYILEEISTFASYYFESKVSCKQRQPQRNTEGPVNITEPPISIFNYLGRGTGGSSKRFMSSQETLSAHNYVLLNCPEVDPYYRAFCDMNVGLDPDEIVCQFSSWFRSKFSGCTRQSTEYGKRSTLFHLIWS from the exons ATGAGGTCTGACCGTGATTGGATGTATACGAGAAACCCTGAAAGTATGGAAGATTTTTTAAAAGGAGTGCAAGAGTTCATTTCATTTGCCACAACTCAACTCGGTTATATGGATGGTGAAAAAATAAGGTGCCCTTGCTTAAAATGTCGTATTCAAAAGTACATTAAGTCAGATTTGTGCCTTAGTCATTTGATTAAGCATGGATTCATGGCAAACTATCATACGTGGTCAGCTAATGGGGAATCTAGTCAAACCTCGAATGTATACACCTTTCGACGTAAAAGACCTTCGCTCGGTTACAATGAAAGAACAACAAATCGGTATGAGTCAATGATACATGACATGGATTCTAGTTTCCAACCAAATGTGGAAAATGAAGCATCAACCTCTTCCAAttttaacacatatattttatcagaAAGGTTTTGGAAAGCATTGAACGCGGCACATCAACCAATCTGGCCTGGTAATGATAGCGAGAGTAAACTATCTGCAACTGTGAAACATCTTAACATGAAATCCGAGAACAATTGGTCCGAACGTGCTGTCAATCAAAATCTTGACTACATTAGATCAATGTTACCCAAAGACAATTGCATGCCGGATAGTTATTATAGCATGAAGAAATTGGTTGAAGATTTGGGTTTGCCCGTGATTAGAATAGATGTATGTAGAGATGGTTGCATGCTTTTTTGGGGGGAAGATATTGATAAACAATCATGTAGCTTTTGTCATCAATCTCGATACAAAGAAAATGTTCGTAAACTAAAGCCCCACaaacaactattttatttacCACTAGCTCCCAGATTGCAAAGGTTGTACACCTCAAATGTGACAGCACCTCACATGACATGGCATGGTCGTCATGTCAATAAACCCGAGATCATGTGTCATCCGTCAGATGGAGAGGCTTGGAAGAGGTTTGATCACCATCATCCAATATTTGCACTTGAACATAGAAATGTTCGATTAGGACTATGTTCAGATGGATTTGCTCCTTTCGGACAATATGGAAAAGCATATTCATGCTGGCCAGTTATTCTAACACCGTACAATCTACCACCGGGGATGTGCATGAAATCACCGTATATGTTTATTTCATTGATTATTCCCGGGCCAAAAAGTCCTCAAagaaaaatcgatattttcctTCAACCGTTGATAGATGAGCTAAAAATGTTATGGAATGTAGGTGTTCCTACTTATGACGTTTCTCGAGGTGACACGTTTATCATGAAGGCAATGTTGTTGTGGACGGTTAGTGATTTTCCGGCTTATGGAAtgttatcaggctggagtacacATGGAATCGATAGTTGTCCGATATGCatgaaaaaatctaaatccTTCCGATTGAAATACGGTCGAAAAGCTTGCTACTTTGATTGTCATAGACAATTCTTGCCATTGGAGCATCCTTACAGACATGACACGCAACATTTTACAAAAAACCGGGTGGAAAGAACTATTCATCCTCATATTAAGGATGGAGATGAAATATGGACAGAAATTTCCCATTTGAAGCTTGTTAGTGAAGCTCCCAATGAATATCCTCATGGATTCGGTGATTATCACAAGTGGACTAAGAGAAGTATCTTCTGGGAACTTCCATATTGGGGTAAACTTCTAATTCGACACAACTTGGATTTTATGCATATCGAAAAGAACGTGTTTGAAAACATCATAAATACGGTTATGAATGTGAAGGGAAAGACAAAAGACAACCTTAACGCTAGGAAGGATATGTTTCTTGTTTGCAATCGTCCGGAGCTACATGTTGATCCTAATACAACTTCTCGAAAGCCTAACAAGGCTTCATATAGTTTGACGAAAACAGAAAACATGATAATTTGTAAATGGGTGAAGACCTTGAAATTTCCGGATGGTTATGCGTCAAATTTGTCACGGTGCGTTGACACAACCGAATCAAGGTTGATTGGATTCAAAAGTCACGATTgtcatgtttttttagaaagatTATTGCCTATTGCATTTAGGAGATTACTACCTAAATTTGTATGGGGAACACTTGCGGATTTAAGTAATTTCATGAATGACCTAAGTGGTAGAACTTTGAGCTCAGATCAAGTGGATAACTTGCACTCTCAAATTCCGGTAATTTTATGCAACTTGGAGAAGATTTTTCCACCCTCCTTCTTTGATTCAATGGAGCATCTTTTGATACATTTACCATATGAAGCAAAAATAGGTGGTCCTGTACAATACAGATGGATGTATCCATTCGAAAG GTTTCTAAAGAGTGTGAAGCAAAAGGTGAAAAACAAAGCCAGAATAGAAGCGTCCATATGCAATGCCTATATTCTAGAAGAAATATCCACGTTTGcttcatattattttgaatcgAAGGTGAGTTGCAAACAAAGACAACCACAAAGGAACACTGAAGGGCCTGTAAACATAACAGAACCACCGATTTCGATTTTCAATTACCTTGGACGTGGAACTGGTGGTTCATCAAAGAGATTTATGTCAAGCCAAGAAACTTTATCGGCTCACAATTATGTCCTATTGAATTGTCCGGAGGTGGATCCATATTATAG GGCCTTTTGTGACATGAATGTCGGGTTAGATCCGGATGAAATAGTTTGTCAATTCTCATCATGGTTCCGATCAAAG TTTTCAGGTTGTACAAGACAATCGACGGAATACGGAAAAAGATCTACCTTATTTCATCTCATTTGGTCCTAA
- the LOC124940373 gene encoding uncharacterized protein LOC124940373, translated as MPRRKRIDDEDTDTEFEVETIRPKINAPAKKIGANSKRPRIEISPVPKKTSKVVSRRQSPQKKKMDPKRLVVSTPKSPNPTQLQKQNKTSKQPTPSHDVSTLQPVSSAGLETQSDRPETFNNHALVLEDPIPTHPTSNVADHDDIRAEDGIASVCKSSKTYIEVNGENFIPDILKDIHRIVTGYWRGAYLNWNQVPEDIKNTWWEHFTEMFEWDLVSEGDVNKLFKKKAGTKIRNFITRAKAAMKKPPHVTLEDWAQMKINFEEPKYSEKCTKAKGHRHDYTSNGGATYCGGSITAEEHQRRLARELGRLPTILETFEKTFKKKDGTWSGSRAAEVVETFSQLHETQNSVQLEERKTDTELWMEAAGSSTSGRVFGIGYMGRKQVYQDNRSSTKLSLEVNTLKETVTELKLENSEKQKEVENCKLEINTLKDQFAEMIQLMKKSGQPTPLTNTTPEGGDV; from the exons ATGCCTAGACGAAAGAGGATAGACGATGAAGACACTGATACAGAATTTGAAGTC GAAACAATTCGACCCAAAATTAATGCACCTGCCAAGAAGATTGGTGCAAACTCTAAACGCCCTAGAATTGAAATATCCCCAGTACCTAAAAAAACGTCTAAAGTTGTTTCAAGAAGACAATCCccacagaaaaaaaaaatggatccTAAACGACTAGTTGTCTCTACTCCTAAATCACCAAACCCGACTCAActccaaaaacaaaataaaacatccAAACAACCAACTCCCAGCCATGATGTATCAACTCTCCAACCAGTATCATCTGCTGGTTTGGAGACTCAATCAGACCGGCCAGAAACATTCAACAATCATGCACTCGTCCTTGAAGATCCAATCCCAACTCATCCAACCTCAAATGTTGCTGATCATGATGATATAAGGGCGGAGGACGGGATAGCTAGTGTTTGTAAATCTTCTAAGACGTACATCGAGGTTAATGGAGAAAA CTTCATTCCAGATATCTTGAAAGATATACATCGGATAGTAACGGGATATTGGAGGGGGGCGTATTTAAATTGGAATCAAGTGCCGGAAGACATTAAAAACACATGGTGGGAACATTTTACG GAGATGTTTGAGTGGGATCTAGTCTCAGAGGGGGATGTAAACAAACTTTTTAAGAAGAAGGCGGGTACGAAGATAAGGAATTTCATAACTAGGGCAAAAGCAGCAATGAAGAAGCCACCACATGTCACACTGGAAGACTGGGCGCAAATGAAAATTAACTTTGAAGAACCTAAATATTCAGAGAAGTGCACTAAAGCTAAAGGACATAGACACGATTACACGTCAAATGGTGGGGCGACGTACTGCGGTGGTTCCATAACGGCGGAAGAACATCAGAGAAGATTA GCACGGGAACTAGGAAGACTCCCAACCATTCttgaaacatttgaaaaaacgtttaaaaaaaaagatggtACTTGGAGTGGGAGCAGGGCAGCAGAAGTTGTG GAAACTTTTAGTCAGCTCCATGAAACACAAAATTCTGTTCAactagaagaaagaaaaaccgACACTGAATTGTGGATGGAGGCGGCTGGATCGAGCACTAGCGGGCGGGTGTTTGGAATCGGATATATGGGTCGAAAACAAGTGTATCAAGATAATCGTTCCAGCACCAAGCTAAGTTTGGAGGTGAACACTCTGAAGGAAACAGTGACTGAATTGAAGTTGGAGAATTCAGAAAAACAGAAAGAAGTTGAGAATTGTAAGCTGGAAATCAATACACTCAAAGACCAATTCGCCGAGATGATTCAATTAATGAAGAAAAGTGGACAACCTACTCCCCTAACAAATACAACTCCGGAAGGCGGAGACGTATGA
- the LOC124940625 gene encoding chromatin remodeling protein EBS-like, whose product MAKTSAVKRNLDSYTIRGTNKVVKVGDNVLLRSPENNTTPYVAQINKNQIDNRNNVTVQIRWYYRPEDSNGGRKLFHGEKELFLSDHYEFQSAYTVQGKCMVHSFKNYTKLERVGAKDYYCRFEYKSAIGLFLPIRVRVYCKCQIPENPDHFMVQCEECKNW is encoded by the exons ATGGCCAAAACCAGTGCAGTCAAACGCAACCTAGACTCCTACACTATCAGAGGCACCAACAAAGTCGTCAAAG TTGGAGACAATGTGCTGTTGCGATCACCGGAGAACAATACTACTCCTTATGTGGCTCAGATTAACAAGAACCAGATAGACAATAGAAATAACGTGACAGTTCAGATAAGATGGTATTACAGGCCGGAGGATTCCAACGGAGGTCGTAAACTATTCCATGGTGAGAAAGAACTGTTCTTGTCTGACCACTATGAGTTTCAGAGTGCTTACACGGTTCAAGGTAAGTGTATGGTTCATTCTTTCAAGAATTACACCAAGCTAGAGAGGGTTGGAGCTAAGGATTACTATTGCCGATTTGAATACAAATCTGCAATCGGTCTTTTTTTACCTATTCGCGTTAGAGT GTATTGTAAATGCCAAATACCTGAGAACCCAGACCATTTTATGGTGCAGTGTGAGGAATGCAAAAACTGGTAA
- the LOC124940640 gene encoding chromatin remodeling protein EBS-like, which translates to MTKTSAVKRNLDSYTIRGTNTVVKVGDNVLLRSPESNTTPYVAQINKIQIDNRNNVTVQIRWYYRPEDSNGGRKLFHGEKELFLSDHYEFQSAYTVQGKCMVHSFKNYTKLERVGAKDYYCRFEYKAAIGLFLPFRVRVYCKCQIPENPDHFMVQCEECKNWYHPSCLGMTINQVKQLDEFICSSCNGEEDETSMKN; encoded by the exons ATGACCAAAACCAGTGCAGTCAAACGCAACCTAGACTCCTACACTATCAGAGGCACCAACACAGTCGTCAAAG TTGGAGACAATGTGCTGTTGCGATCACCGGAGAGCAATACTACTCCTTATGTGGCTCAGATTAACAAGATCCAGATAGACAATAGAAATAACGTGACAGTTCAGATAAGATGGTATTACAGGCCGGAGGATTCCAACGGAGGTCGTAAACTATTCCATGGTGAGAAAGAACTGTTCTTGTCTGACCACTATGAGTTTCAGAGTGCTTACACGGTTCAAGGTAAGTGTATGGTTCATTCTTTCAAGAATTACACCAAGCTAGAGAGGGTTGGAGCTAAGGATTACTATTGCCGATTTGAATACAAAGCTGCAATCGGTCTTTTTTTACCTTTTCGCGTCAGAGT GTATTGTAAATGCCAAATACCTGAGAACCCAGACCATTTTATGGTGCAGTGTGAGGAATGCAAAAACTG GTACCATCCTTCTTGTCTTGGTATGACTATAAATCAAGTAAAACAATTAGATGAGTTTATATGTTCCAGTTGTAATGGAGAGGAG GATGAAACTTCAATGAAGAATTAA